The proteins below come from a single Prochlorococcus marinus str. MIT 9215 genomic window:
- a CDS encoding NAD-dependent epimerase/dehydratase family protein, which translates to MSLLIIGKNGFLGKSISLTCQLLKINYFSFSREDWKHFLKHEPSQWLKDNGVTTIIFAAGYSKRFKTFEINSIKEPSLLSKSLSFNLRLVYLSSSLVYGKQKNESLSSLKENLICFPTGEYGFYKKIIEDFVLSHNSQNCVLRLSSCIGKEKSSGLLKVINEKVIQTSGKFIEMKHANTIRDYLYIENASKMIIEIANNKDCSGIFNIGSGKGYSVDYIIREFEKFYNLKPRKIKFGKQMEEDPLKHVLNMSKTNGYLNKTLKKEIFEQNQIKLYLSKNKK; encoded by the coding sequence TTGTCTTTATTAATAATTGGGAAAAATGGTTTTTTAGGCAAGAGTATTTCACTAACTTGTCAATTATTAAAGATTAATTATTTCTCATTTTCAAGAGAAGATTGGAAACATTTCTTAAAGCATGAACCATCACAATGGTTAAAAGATAATGGTGTAACAACAATCATTTTTGCTGCTGGATATAGCAAAAGGTTTAAAACATTTGAAATAAATAGTATTAAGGAACCTAGTTTGTTGTCAAAGTCTTTAAGTTTCAATCTGAGATTAGTATATTTAAGTTCATCTTTGGTCTATGGAAAACAAAAAAATGAAAGTCTTAGCTCTTTAAAAGAAAATCTAATATGTTTCCCAACAGGGGAATATGGTTTTTATAAAAAAATAATAGAAGATTTTGTTTTATCTCATAATTCTCAAAATTGTGTCTTAAGGTTATCTTCTTGTATTGGCAAAGAAAAAAGTTCCGGTTTATTAAAAGTAATAAATGAAAAGGTTATACAAACTTCTGGAAAATTTATTGAAATGAAGCATGCCAATACTATAAGAGATTATTTATATATTGAAAATGCATCAAAAATGATTATTGAAATTGCAAATAATAAAGATTGTTCTGGAATTTTTAATATTGGGTCAGGTAAAGGATACAGCGTAGATTATATAATTAGAGAATTTGAGAAATTTTATAATTTAAAACCAAGAAAAATTAAATTTGGAAAGCAAATGGAAGAAGACCCTCTTAAGCATGTACTAAATATGAGTAAAACAAATGGTTACTTGAATAAAACCTTAAAAAAAGAAATTTTTGAACAAAATCAAATTAAATTATATTTAAGTAAAAATAAAAAATAA
- a CDS encoding GDP-mannose 4,6-dehydratase: MPKKFLITGFTGQVGSQLVDFLLKNTDFELIGMMRWQEPLNNISHLIERINRKDRLSIFYADLNDHPSIYRMIDLIRPDFISHLAAQSYPRTSFDIPIETLQTNIIGTANLLEVIKQIRNKETSYDPVIHVCSSSEVYGKVKKKGHLNEDSTFHGSSPYSISKIGADFLGRYYGEAFNLKTFVTRMGTHSGPRRSDVFFESTVAKQIALIEFNYQDPIIKIGNLDSIRTFQDVRDAVDAYYKLIIAADNGLIKPGDVFNIAGKEAFNLREIVEILLSFSERKDITYKCDQNRLRPIDADYQMYDNTKISSTIDWEPTITVKQMLLDLLNHWRNQIKNGNIPLNR, translated from the coding sequence ATGCCCAAAAAATTTTTAATTACAGGTTTTACAGGGCAAGTAGGTTCGCAATTAGTAGATTTTCTTTTAAAAAATACAGATTTTGAATTAATAGGAATGATGAGATGGCAAGAGCCTTTAAATAACATTTCACATCTCATTGAAAGAATAAATAGGAAAGACAGGTTAAGTATATTTTATGCAGATCTTAATGATCATCCAAGTATTTATAGGATGATTGATCTAATTCGTCCTGATTTTATATCACATTTAGCAGCTCAATCTTATCCTAGAACATCCTTTGATATACCCATTGAAACTTTACAAACTAATATTATTGGAACAGCAAATTTATTAGAGGTTATTAAACAAATTCGAAATAAAGAAACATCTTACGATCCTGTTATACATGTATGTTCTTCCAGTGAGGTTTATGGAAAAGTTAAGAAAAAAGGTCACCTTAATGAAGATAGTACTTTTCATGGATCTAGTCCATACAGTATAAGCAAAATAGGAGCTGATTTCCTTGGGAGGTATTATGGCGAGGCTTTTAATTTAAAAACATTTGTTACCAGAATGGGTACCCATTCTGGTCCAAGAAGAAGTGATGTTTTCTTTGAAAGTACTGTTGCAAAACAAATAGCTTTAATTGAATTTAACTATCAGGATCCTATTATTAAAATTGGAAATCTTGATAGTATAAGGACATTTCAAGATGTTAGGGATGCTGTAGATGCATATTACAAATTGATAATAGCTGCTGACAATGGTCTTATAAAACCTGGAGATGTTTTTAATATCGCTGGTAAAGAGGCCTTTAATCTAAGAGAGATAGTTGAAATACTCTTGAGCTTTAGCGAAAGAAAGGATATTACCTACAAATGTGATCAGAATAGATTAAGACCAATTGATGCTGATTACCAGATGTACGACAATACTAAAATATCTTCAACGATTGATTGGGAACCCACGATTACTGTCAAACAAATGTTACTTGATTTGTTAAATCATTGGAGAAACCAAATTAAAAATGGCAATATTCCTTTAAATAGATAA
- the rfbC gene encoding dTDP-4-dehydrorhamnose 3,5-epimerase — MFEGLYLLKPKVFNDDSGYFMESWNRKIILNILKKDIDFCQDNLSFSKQGVLRGLHFQKDPFAQDKLVSCIQGSIFDVAVDLRSNSKTFGKWVGVFLNDRDNEQLFIPKGFANGFLTLSESAYVKYKTTEYYSFESERYVIWNDKVLKIRWPLNKINFRNPIVSKKDSNGDIFEKDFIYFK, encoded by the coding sequence ATTTTTGAAGGCCTTTATTTACTAAAGCCAAAAGTATTTAATGATGATAGTGGATACTTTATGGAAAGTTGGAATAGAAAAATCATTTTAAACATTTTAAAAAAAGACATAGATTTTTGCCAAGATAATTTATCATTCTCCAAGCAAGGTGTCTTGAGAGGATTACATTTCCAGAAAGATCCTTTTGCTCAAGATAAATTAGTTAGTTGCATTCAAGGATCTATTTTTGATGTTGCAGTAGATTTGAGAAGTAATTCCAAGACTTTTGGTAAATGGGTAGGGGTTTTTTTAAATGATAGAGATAATGAGCAACTTTTTATTCCAAAAGGTTTTGCAAATGGATTTTTAACACTTAGTGAATCTGCGTATGTTAAATATAAAACTACAGAATATTACTCTTTTGAATCCGAAAGGTATGTTATTTGGAATGATAAAGTCCTAAAAATAAGATGGCCCTTGAACAAAATTAACTTTAGGAATCCTATTGTTTCTAAAAAAGATTCAAATGGGGATATCTTTGAAAAAGATTTTATTTATTTTAAATAA
- a CDS encoding NUDIX domain-containing protein: MFLSSEDFENVISKVPMIAIDICILDNKKILLGYRKNPPAINHYFVPGGRIRKGETIEVAFKRILFEEIGGILKYEIDILKNLIGIYQHFYEDNFLGNKEFDSHYVVLAFKLVFDEIEILKIDNFNNQHSLQIWYEYLSESKNNINIHKYTRDYFSNNLLI; the protein is encoded by the coding sequence ATGTTTTTATCTAGCGAAGATTTTGAAAATGTAATTAGCAAAGTGCCTATGATTGCTATAGATATTTGTATTTTAGATAATAAAAAAATTCTTCTTGGGTATAGAAAAAATCCTCCTGCTATTAATCATTATTTCGTCCCTGGAGGAAGAATTAGAAAAGGTGAAACTATTGAAGTTGCATTTAAAAGAATTTTATTTGAAGAAATAGGAGGAATTCTTAAATACGAAATTGATATTTTAAAAAATTTAATAGGAATATATCAACATTTTTATGAGGATAATTTCTTAGGCAACAAAGAATTCGATTCGCATTACGTAGTATTAGCATTTAAATTAGTTTTTGATGAAATAGAAATTTTAAAAATTGACAATTTTAATAATCAACATTCTCTTCAGATTTGGTACGAATATTTATCTGAATCAAAAAATAATATAAATATCCACAAATACACTAGAGACTATTTTTCAAATAACTTATTAATTTAA
- a CDS encoding class I SAM-dependent methyltransferase yields MKALPIKTSKGYCWCCNSETFSLFELNDFPLTGRFPKKGEETMTGDLSFSVCKDCKLIQLEQAYSPEDLYSEYYYRSSINNTMRIHLSNLVIDIINKYGLKKPGKWLDIGCNDGFTISIPKTLGWSTKGIDPSNVIGQYFKELFLKNHYEDKDFINDIFPPRKIKMFDEKFDVISTISMFYDIFELENFIDQIEKSLSKDGIWVVEMNYTLNMIKDFGYDMISHEHITYFTLTSFIFALNKIKPELRVFDSKLTPINGGSITIYIDRGIRKIDNSVNINLEIEKEMGLNSIPLIKEYFANIKNHSESVSKFIESLKKQNKTISIYGASTRGNTNILLSKLNKNIIDYAYEKNTDKIGRFCPGSDIEIKHEKELNNDNPDYLIVMPYSFIDEFRIKESNYLKNGGKMITLVPEIRVYED; encoded by the coding sequence ATGAAAGCTTTACCTATTAAAACATCCAAAGGGTATTGCTGGTGCTGCAATTCGGAGACATTTAGTTTATTTGAATTAAATGATTTTCCCCTAACAGGGAGATTTCCAAAAAAAGGGGAAGAAACTATGACTGGCGACTTATCTTTCTCTGTATGTAAAGATTGTAAATTAATACAATTAGAACAGGCATATTCTCCTGAAGATCTTTATTCAGAGTATTACTACAGAAGCTCAATAAATAATACGATGAGAATTCATCTTTCAAATTTAGTAATTGATATAATAAACAAATACGGTTTAAAGAAACCAGGAAAATGGCTTGATATTGGATGTAATGATGGTTTTACTATAAGTATTCCCAAAACACTAGGTTGGTCAACAAAGGGTATAGATCCATCAAATGTTATAGGTCAATATTTTAAAGAATTATTCCTTAAAAATCATTATGAAGATAAGGATTTTATTAATGATATATTTCCTCCAAGAAAGATAAAAATGTTTGATGAAAAATTTGACGTAATTTCGACTATCTCTATGTTTTACGACATTTTTGAATTAGAAAATTTCATAGATCAGATAGAAAAATCATTAAGCAAGGACGGCATTTGGGTAGTAGAAATGAATTACACCCTAAATATGATTAAGGATTTTGGTTATGACATGATAAGCCATGAACACATTACCTATTTCACTCTTACTTCATTTATTTTTGCTTTAAATAAAATAAAACCTGAATTAAGAGTATTTGACTCTAAATTAACTCCTATTAATGGTGGCTCTATAACAATCTATATTGATAGAGGAATTAGAAAAATTGACAACTCAGTAAATATAAATTTAGAGATCGAAAAAGAAATGGGGTTAAATTCAATTCCTTTGATAAAAGAATATTTTGCAAATATTAAGAATCATTCAGAATCAGTGTCAAAGTTTATTGAATCATTAAAAAAACAAAATAAAACAATTTCTATTTATGGCGCCTCCACCAGAGGTAATACTAATATCTTACTCAGTAAACTTAATAAAAATATAATTGACTATGCTTATGAAAAAAATACAGATAAAATTGGTAGATTCTGTCCAGGATCTGATATAGAAATTAAGCATGAGAAAGAACTAAATAATGATAATCCAGACTATTTAATAGTTATGCCATATAGTTTTATTGATGAATTTAGAATTAAAGAATCTAATTATTTAAAAAATGGTGGGAAAATGATCACTCTAGTTCCCGAAATTAGAGTCTATGAAGATTAA
- the rfbA gene encoding glucose-1-phosphate thymidylyltransferase RfbA encodes MRERKGIILAGGSGSRLFPITKGISKQLLPVFDKPMIYYPLTTLMEAGIRDVVVISNIDFLPLFENLLGDGSHFGININYLVQENPDGIAQAFLLAEKFIDGFPSALILGDNLFYGDKLHSQLLKSNSNSERSTIYTYRVKNPERYGVINFDSNFNIDNIEEKPQKPRSSYAITGLYFYDSKVVEKAKTLSPSSRGELEITDLNNLYIKDGLLDIENIGSGSAWFDTGTFESLHEASSYIRTMQNRQSLMIGCPEQVAWNNKWISDEDLYRLALPLTKSGYGNFLIELLN; translated from the coding sequence ATGAGAGAAAGAAAAGGAATAATTCTTGCTGGAGGTTCAGGATCTCGTTTATTTCCAATAACTAAGGGAATAAGTAAACAATTACTCCCTGTTTTTGATAAGCCAATGATTTACTATCCATTAACAACACTAATGGAAGCAGGGATTAGAGATGTAGTAGTCATATCAAATATCGATTTCTTGCCATTATTTGAAAATCTGCTTGGAGATGGTTCCCATTTTGGAATAAATATTAATTATCTCGTACAAGAAAATCCTGATGGGATAGCACAAGCTTTTTTATTGGCCGAGAAATTTATTGATGGATTTCCCTCTGCTTTAATATTGGGCGATAATCTTTTTTATGGAGATAAACTTCATAGTCAATTATTAAAAAGTAACTCTAATTCTGAAAGATCCACAATATATACCTATAGGGTTAAAAATCCAGAAAGATACGGTGTAATTAATTTTGATTCTAATTTCAATATTGATAATATTGAAGAGAAACCACAAAAGCCCAGAAGCAGCTATGCAATTACTGGATTATATTTTTACGATTCTAAAGTTGTTGAAAAAGCAAAAACATTAAGTCCTTCATCAAGGGGAGAACTAGAGATTACTGATCTTAATAATTTATACATAAAAGATGGCTTATTAGATATTGAGAATATTGGTAGTGGATCAGCTTGGTTTGATACAGGTACATTTGAGTCACTGCATGAAGCTTCATCATATATAAGAACAATGCAGAATAGACAATCACTTATGATTGGATGCCCGGAGCAAGTGGCCTGGAATAATAAATGGATAAGTGATGAAGATTTGTATAGACTTGCTTTACCCTTGACAAAAAGTGGTTATGGCAATTTTTTAATCGAATTACTAAATTAA
- a CDS encoding nucleotidyltransferase family protein: protein MEFVKDPLSTSVNENADLRKALEILTSTQVGIALIINHKYKLMGTLTDGDIRRGLLNGFNLESKVSDVMNKNYTFIYEKEVTDIAIALKKFSKKGVRHLPVLNNEGILKNLLLNYNDGSEKIMNNPVIIMAGGLGSRLRPHTDKCPKPMLKINGKPILEIIIKNCIDSGFREFFISVNYLKNIIKDYFGDGSKWGIKISYLEENEPLGTGGSLILLPKDLKNPFLVLNGDVLTKFNPSKLLEFHNKNNATATLSVREYILEVPFGVVETDGLQVTDLLEKPSYPKLVNAGVYVLNPNVISLIKNEEKLDMPELLLRVQQRSQKVIAFPIHEYWLDIGRLESLKKAFSTWDKN, encoded by the coding sequence ATGGAGTTCGTAAAAGATCCACTTTCTACCAGTGTTAACGAAAATGCTGATTTAAGAAAAGCATTAGAGATATTAACTTCAACACAAGTTGGAATAGCTTTAATAATAAATCATAAATATAAATTAATGGGAACCTTAACTGATGGTGATATTAGAAGAGGCTTATTAAATGGTTTTAATTTAGAGAGCAAAGTAAGTGATGTAATGAACAAAAACTATACATTCATATATGAAAAAGAAGTTACGGATATTGCCATTGCTTTAAAAAAATTTTCTAAAAAAGGAGTTAGACATTTACCAGTATTAAATAATGAAGGAATATTAAAAAATTTACTTTTAAATTACAACGATGGTTCCGAAAAAATTATGAATAATCCAGTCATAATTATGGCTGGAGGCCTTGGCAGCAGACTTAGACCACACACAGATAAATGTCCCAAACCAATGTTAAAAATAAATGGAAAACCTATACTTGAAATTATTATCAAAAACTGTATTGATTCTGGCTTTAGAGAGTTCTTTATCTCAGTAAATTATTTAAAAAATATTATCAAAGATTACTTTGGTGATGGATCTAAATGGGGAATTAAAATAAGTTATCTTGAAGAAAACGAACCTTTAGGTACTGGCGGATCATTGATTTTATTGCCAAAAGACCTTAAAAACCCCTTCTTGGTTTTAAATGGAGATGTTCTAACAAAGTTCAATCCGTCTAAGTTACTTGAATTTCATAATAAAAATAATGCTACTGCAACCCTGTCTGTAAGAGAATATATTTTAGAAGTGCCATTTGGAGTAGTTGAAACTGACGGATTACAAGTTACTGATCTTCTCGAAAAGCCAAGTTATCCAAAACTTGTAAATGCTGGAGTTTATGTTTTAAATCCCAACGTTATTAGCCTTATTAAAAATGAAGAAAAATTGGATATGCCAGAACTATTATTAAGAGTGCAACAAAGAAGTCAAAAGGTTATAGCATTTCCAATCCATGAATATTGGTTAGATATTGGAAGATTAGAATCTTTGAAGAAAGCCTTTTCAACTTGGGATAAAAATTAA
- a CDS encoding cytidylyltransferase domain-containing protein → MNNKIYAFVFARGGSKGIPKKNLIKISGIPLLGHSINIAKEIEGVNKIFVSTDCDEIANVGKFFGAEIIKRPYYLSQDDSPEWSAWQHAVKEVNERYGLFDTFLSLPTTSPLRSKSDILKCIEASVDPNFQSVITICELSRNPWFNMVTSKEGKVELINKTQSIYRRQDAPKTFGITTVAYVLKPGFILSSKSIWEGNVKGVEIPTERSIDIDNFLDYKIAKYLFEEKINGTGI, encoded by the coding sequence ATGAACAATAAAATTTACGCATTTGTTTTTGCAAGAGGGGGTTCCAAAGGTATTCCAAAAAAAAATTTAATTAAAATTTCAGGTATTCCTTTATTAGGTCATAGTATTAATATTGCTAAGGAAATTGAGGGAGTAAACAAAATATTTGTATCTACAGATTGTGACGAGATAGCCAATGTTGGTAAGTTTTTTGGAGCAGAAATCATTAAAAGACCGTATTATTTATCTCAAGATGACTCTCCAGAATGGTCAGCTTGGCAGCATGCCGTTAAAGAAGTAAACGAAAGATATGGACTCTTTGATACTTTTCTTAGTTTGCCTACAACTTCTCCATTAAGGAGCAAAAGTGATATTCTCAAATGTATTGAGGCTAGTGTCGATCCTAATTTCCAATCAGTAATAACAATCTGCGAATTAAGTAGAAACCCATGGTTTAATATGGTTACATCTAAAGAAGGTAAAGTTGAATTGATAAATAAAACGCAATCAATTTATAGAAGACAAGATGCTCCAAAAACTTTTGGAATTACAACTGTTGCCTATGTTCTTAAACCAGGATTTATTTTAAGTTCAAAAAGTATTTGGGAAGGAAATGTAAAAGGAGTCGAAATCCCAACCGAAAGATCTATAGATATAGATAATTTTTTAGATTACAAAATAGCTAAATACCTTTTTGAAGAAAAAATAAATGGAACAGGAATTTAA
- a CDS encoding Gfo/Idh/MocA family protein codes for MVIKPKLTKKILICGLGSIGKRHLKIIKDNWPNIKVACLRNKNPDYYPSSINDFLIEEFFYNINEAKEWNPDAVIISNPAKYHLKYALFFAELSKPLFIEKPIGIGNESNKYREKLSEYSKKSLILCGYVFRFDEGINLLKEKAQKIGKLVTAEFYCGSWLPNWRDGIDYRKSVSASKDLGGGVLLELSHELDLANWLIGPYEINYSYLKNTGLLDLDVEDCAMINAVSVTGCAININLNFCTKTEKRTIKIIGSEGNLEYDLIKNQLLICISNKEESYQLNQNKNQKYINQMEHFLECIENSEDPTCTVKDGFQVLNHVSKAKSFDNIKENL; via the coding sequence ATGGTTATTAAGCCAAAACTTACTAAAAAAATTTTAATTTGCGGACTTGGAAGTATTGGTAAAAGGCACTTAAAAATAATTAAAGATAATTGGCCAAATATTAAAGTTGCTTGTTTAAGAAATAAAAATCCCGATTACTATCCATCATCCATTAATGATTTTCTAATTGAAGAATTTTTTTACAACATAAATGAAGCTAAAGAATGGAATCCTGATGCTGTCATAATTTCTAATCCTGCGAAATACCATCTGAAATATGCACTATTTTTTGCAGAGTTGTCAAAACCATTATTTATAGAAAAACCTATTGGAATAGGAAATGAATCAAACAAATATAGGGAAAAATTATCTGAATATAGTAAGAAATCCCTAATACTTTGCGGTTATGTTTTCAGATTTGATGAAGGTATAAATTTATTAAAAGAAAAAGCCCAAAAAATAGGTAAATTAGTTACCGCAGAATTTTATTGCGGTTCTTGGCTCCCAAATTGGAGAGATGGTATTGATTATAGAAAAAGTGTGTCAGCATCAAAAGATTTAGGAGGAGGGGTGCTTCTTGAACTTAGTCATGAATTAGATTTAGCAAATTGGTTAATTGGACCCTATGAGATAAATTATTCATATCTAAAAAATACAGGTTTACTAGATTTAGATGTTGAAGATTGCGCAATGATAAATGCAGTCTCTGTAACAGGATGTGCTATAAATATAAATTTGAATTTTTGTACAAAAACTGAAAAAAGAACTATAAAGATTATTGGTTCAGAAGGAAATCTCGAATATGATTTAATAAAAAATCAACTTTTAATATGTATTTCTAATAAAGAAGAATCATATCAATTAAATCAAAATAAGAATCAAAAATACATCAACCAAATGGAACATTTTTTAGAGTGCATCGAAAATTCAGAAGATCCTACTTGCACTGTCAAAGACGGTTTTCAAGTCCTTAATCATGTCTCAAAGGCCAAATCATTTGACAACATAAAAGAAAACCTATGA
- a CDS encoding sugar nucleotide-binding protein has translation MKVIITDITGQLGCALKRTKPKEIEIIPCNRNLVDLKEEKSIIKFIEENNPDWFINCAA, from the coding sequence ATGAAGGTCATAATTACTGATATAACAGGTCAACTTGGATGCGCACTTAAAAGAACCAAACCTAAAGAAATTGAAATAATTCCATGCAATAGAAATTTAGTTGATCTTAAAGAAGAAAAAAGTATCATTAAATTTATTGAAGAAAACAATCCTGATTGGTTTATTAACTGTGCTGCTTAA
- a CDS encoding NAD-dependent 4,6-dehydratase LegB, translating to MNNTVLVTGADGFIGSHLVETLVRDGYKVKAFCLYNSLGSWGWLDHSSPEIIQNVEIILGDVRDQFCVENSLVGVDIVFHLASLIAIPHSYKAPQSYVETNINGTLNILQSSKKLGIEKIIHTSTSETYGTAQYVPIDEKHHLVAQSPYAATKIAADQLAMSFFKSFNTPVTILRPFNTYGPRQSARAVIPTIISQLASGKNKVSLGKLSPTRDFNYVQDTVNAFKAVAFSKNTTGKIINCASNFEISIEDTAYLIADIMNKKIEISSESERERPENSEVNRLFGDNNLIKEITNWHPKYSGKKGFREGLKLTIDWFSKKENLSFYRPDIYSV from the coding sequence ATGAATAATACAGTTTTAGTTACTGGTGCTGATGGTTTTATAGGTTCACATTTAGTAGAAACTCTTGTTAGAGATGGCTACAAAGTAAAGGCTTTTTGTCTTTATAACTCTTTAGGAAGTTGGGGATGGTTGGATCATTCAAGTCCTGAGATAATACAAAATGTAGAAATTATTCTAGGTGACGTAAGAGATCAATTTTGCGTTGAAAATTCATTAGTTGGTGTTGATATTGTTTTTCACTTAGCATCTTTAATAGCAATACCTCATAGCTATAAAGCGCCACAAAGCTATGTTGAAACTAATATAAATGGAACTCTAAATATCTTACAATCATCAAAAAAATTAGGCATTGAGAAGATTATTCATACATCAACATCTGAAACATATGGAACTGCTCAGTATGTCCCAATTGATGAGAAACACCATTTAGTTGCTCAATCTCCCTATGCAGCAACGAAGATTGCAGCTGACCAATTGGCAATGAGTTTTTTTAAGAGTTTTAATACCCCTGTAACTATTCTGAGACCTTTTAATACTTATGGCCCTAGGCAAAGCGCAAGAGCAGTTATTCCCACAATTATCTCACAACTAGCTTCAGGTAAAAATAAAGTATCACTTGGAAAATTATCACCTACGAGAGACTTTAATTATGTACAAGATACAGTAAATGCTTTCAAAGCAGTAGCTTTTTCTAAGAATACAACTGGGAAAATTATTAACTGCGCCAGTAATTTTGAAATCTCAATAGAAGATACTGCTTACTTGATAGCAGATATTATGAACAAGAAAATTGAGATTTCTTCAGAATCAGAAAGGGAAAGACCTGAAAATTCAGAAGTAAATAGATTATTTGGGGATAATAATTTAATTAAAGAAATAACAAATTGGCATCCAAAATATAGCGGTAAAAAAGGCTTTAGGGAGGGATTAAAGCTTACGATTGATTGGTTTTCTAAAAAAGAAAATCTATCTTTTTATAGACCAGATATTTACTCAGTATAA
- a CDS encoding oxidoreductase encodes MFLSEQFILITGASGRIGSSVALDVAKYGGIPIIADVDLLGLEKLKEQILKKYKVESFIVEGNITTQEGIENILKKSISFKGLIHGAVQCAYPRSKGWGTKFEYIKEDYLKEDLSNQLGSAILFSQQILEIFKKQGFGNLINISSIQGINAPKFEHYSGTEMISPIEYSAIKAGVISLTKWLAKYYFNNNIRINCISPGGILDKQPTSFLNKYRESCSNIGMLNSNEHISPVVIFLLSELSIAITGQNIIIDDGWSL; translated from the coding sequence ATGTTTTTATCTGAACAATTCATTTTAATTACAGGAGCAAGCGGCAGAATTGGTTCCTCAGTAGCTTTGGATGTTGCAAAATATGGAGGCATTCCAATAATCGCTGATGTAGATCTATTAGGGTTAGAAAAATTAAAGGAACAAATTCTTAAAAAGTACAAAGTTGAAAGCTTTATTGTTGAAGGAAATATTACAACACAAGAAGGAATTGAAAATATACTAAAAAAATCGATTTCTTTCAAAGGTCTAATTCATGGAGCAGTCCAGTGTGCTTATCCAAGATCAAAAGGGTGGGGAACAAAGTTTGAATATATTAAAGAAGATTATTTGAAAGAGGACTTATCTAATCAACTTGGCTCGGCAATTTTGTTCTCTCAACAGATTCTAGAAATCTTTAAAAAACAAGGTTTTGGTAATCTAATAAATATTTCATCAATACAAGGTATAAATGCGCCTAAATTTGAACATTATTCAGGTACAGAAATGATTTCACCCATTGAATATTCGGCTATAAAAGCAGGAGTAATATCTTTAACTAAATGGTTAGCAAAATACTATTTTAATAATAATATTAGAATTAATTGTATTAGCCCAGGCGGAATTTTAGACAAGCAGCCAACTTCATTTTTAAATAAATATCGCGAATCATGTTCTAATATTGGAATGCTTAATTCTAATGAACATATATCCCCTGTTGTAATTTTTTTATTGTCAGAATTATCAATTGCCATAACAGGACAAAATATTATTATTGATGATGGATGGAGTCTTTAG